The nucleotide window GATGAAGGCAGACACCAAGCGCGTGGAACGGCTCACTTACCCAGACCATTTCCTCCACGACATCGAGAACATGAGCGCTGATATGCGTGATGCCCGGATGCAGGAACTTTCGCACTGGTCCCTTCGGTTCGCCAACAGGACGGCAAACCCGAAATGGGTGACAAACCACATGTTTGAGTTGGCCAGGCTCGCAGAACTGACTGCCGCCGAGCGCGACCGCCTGCGCTCCGAGCTGGAAGCGGCCGAGGCGCTGAACACCCGGCATCTCGCCGAGATCGAGGGGCTGCGCGAGGCGGCTCGCGCCGTCGATGAGCAGGCTTTCATGTTCTACCGCGCCGAGGACGGCACCGAGCGTTCCATCGAAGCAGATGACGGAGAAGCCTGCGAGATCGTGCACAGCGATGCCATGTTCCAGCTTCGCGCCGCCCTCTCTGCCACCCCGGCGCGCGAGCAGCACCCCGACGATCTAGCCGTTGACCGCTTCGCCGTCGCCATGAAGGCCAAGCTCGTGAAGAAGCGCTCAGACGGGCGCGGCGGCTGGCAAGACAAAGAAAACTGCTCGCAACAGTTCCTGTCCTGCCTCCTCCGCGACCACGTGGACAAGGGTGACCCGGTGGACGTGGCAAACTTCGCCATGATGCTGCAACAGCGCAGCGAAGAGATCGCACCGGAGCGCGACCTCACCATCCAAGAGGCCGCGCGAGCCATGCTCTCGGCCTATGATCTTTCGATCAGTGGGCAGCCGATCGCCGATGAGCAGCGCGCGGCGGGACGGCACATCGCCCTGGCCGCAAGCTTCGCCGCAGATGCCTACAACAAGGGATACTGCGAGGGGCAAGACGTGCACGCGCTGTGCAGGGCGTTCCTGACCGCGCTGGCCGACCCGCTGTCGCCCTATCTCGACTACCTTCGGGCCGACCCAGCTGCCGGTCAGGAGGCGCGGGATGCGCGGGCCCAGGCACATGGAGGGCAGGTCGATGGGTGACCCCCGCAAACCGATTCACAGGCCTGACGAGGCCGAGCAAAGCAGGCTGCGGCAGATCGCCTATGAGCACCTACTCGACTGCACCGAGAAGGGCTCACGGGCGCTCGGCATGACCGGCGCGTCCTTCGTGATCCTCGGCGTGGGCATGTGGATCAACGAGCTGACTGAACTCGATCATCGCGCCACAGCGCAGATGCTTGAGGCGCTGACGGTGCTCGCCGATCCGAAAGCTCCGCCGAAGAAGAAGCAACACGCCGAGCGGAAGCGCCGCGCGGCGGTGGCGAAGCTGCTGGCCCAGGTCGATCTCGAGATGAACCCGGCCGAGGGGAGCGCGTGATGTGGTGGATCGCAGGATGGACATTTCTGTTCATAAACCTGGCCGTGGGCTTGAGTGGAGGCGAGACGAGAGAGCCATTAATGCTGGCTGTCGCCTGCTTCGCCGTCGCCTCCATCATTGATGCCATCAAGGAGGGCAAGTGATGCCTGCCGCCCGCCCCTCAAAATCCGCTGTAGCCAACGTGCTTGCCGCGATGCGCGAAGCCGGCCTCGTTCCGGGAATCGTCCGGGTGATGCCAGACGGCGGCTTCGAGGTCGCGGAACATAAGCAGGTTGACGAATCTGAGCCGCGCCCCGGTAATCTCCCGCGCAAGTGGGGTCAGACGGGATGAGTGACATGCGGGTTCAGTTTCCGGGCTATGTGCCGGAGAAGCGCGGCGGAAGAACGCTTCACCGGGTGCGGGTCAAAGGCAACGCCGCACGGCGCGTTACGATCCCCGTTGGCCCGGACGACCCGCAGTTCTCTGCCCTCTACCACGCCGCCAGGCGCGGCGAGAACCCCGAGGTGGTACAGCAGAGCCTCGCCCCCGCCATGAGCCTCGACGCACTGGTCGATGCCTACCTCGATTTGCTGGAGAGCGACGTGCGCCACGGGCAGGCATCCCGCCTGACGCTCCGGCAGCGCAAGAGCCTGCTCAAGCGCGCATGCGACATGCCGGACGACAGCGGCACCGGGCGCATGGGGGCGCTGCACTGCGACCTTCCGCCGGCCGCACTGCGCCACATCATTGCGCAATGGGGCGCGAGGACCGCACAGGCCGACAATACGATCAAGGCGCTGCGCGCCGCATATGACCGCATGGACTGGCTGGACGCGAACCCATGCGTCGGCATCAAGCGCGTGCACCGCTCCAAGGGCGGCACCACGCCATGGTCAACCGGGGACGTGCAGGCATTCATGAAGGCGCACCCGCAGGGCACCTCGGCCCGGGTCTGGCTCATGCTGGCGCTGTTCACGGGCGCGCGCCTTTCGGACCTTGCCAAGCTCGGTCGCGCAAACGAGGTGCGACGGGATGGTATGACCTGGATCGAATGGCAGCCGTCGAAGCGGGGATCGAGCCACACCTCGATGCCCATGGCGCCGCAGCTCGCCGAGGCCGTCAGGGCAACCGGCGTGATCGGGCGCACCTACATCCTGAACCAGCAGGGCCAGCCGTTTGCCAACGGACCGGTGCTGGCCGAGAGGGTCAGACGCTGGACCGCAGATGCCGGGCTCGAGCGCAGATCTTCGCACGGGCTCAGGAAGGCGCTTGGCGGCATCCTCGCCGATGCAGGAGCGACCGAGCACCAGATCATGTCGGTGCTCTCTCACGCATCGCCGACGACCTCCGCGATCTACACAAAAAGCGCGCAGCGGGCGCGACTCGCAGGCGAGGCGATGGCCTCCATTCGGGGGTTGGATTTCGGGTAAAGTGTCCACCACCTGAAATCAGGTGGACACAAACGCGAATTTTCCGTGCAATATCAATGGGGAATTTTGCCTTGGTACCCGCGGCCGGACTCGAACCGGCACGCCTTAGCGGCTAGGGATTTTAAGTCCCCTGTGTCTACCATTCCACCACGCGGGCCCGGCGCGACTCATGCCGCAAATCCGCGCGTTTGACCAGACCGGCTCAGTCCGCGTCCGAGGACGTATCCGGGGTGGACTGGGCCGCATCCTCCTTGACCGCCTGCATGGCGACATAGGTCGACGTGGTGGAGACATGCGGCAGCGTCGAGATCTTCTCGGCCAGCACCCGGCGATAGCTGCGCATGTCGGCGGTGCGCACCTTGAGCAGGTAGTCGAAGTTGCCGGCGATCAGGTGGACCTGCTCGATTTCGGGCACTGCGGCCACCGCCTCGTTGAAGGCCGCAAGCGAGCTTTCCCGGGTATCGAACATCCGCACCTCGACAAAGGCCACGTGGTCGAGCCCCAGCCGGATCGGGTCGAGGATCGCGCGGTAGCCGCGGATCACGCCGAGCTCTTCCAGCCGACGCAGCCGCGCCTGCGTCGGGCTTTTCGACAAGCCGATCCTGCGGGCGAGCTCGGTGATCGAGATTCGCCCCTCGGCTGCAAGGGTTGTCAGGATCGCCCGGTCGAAGCGATCGAACTCGTCATTTTCACTTTGCATCGAGAATTCCGTGATTTTCGGTCAGAACGCACCGCTCCTGTGCCCGATTAAGGCAAAACGACTTCCTCGACTACTGTAGTCTGGTAAAAATCTCCGGAGACATGCCATGCCCAAAGACATTGCCCCCGACGTTCGCCTTCTGATCGACCAGAACACCTATGCCGACGAGGCCGCCACCGTCGCACGGCTGCGCGAGGATGCCGCGCTGAGCGATGCCGACCGTGCCGCCATCTGCGAGAAGGCCACGCGGCTCGTCCGCGACATCCGGGGCAGCACCCGGCCCGGTATGATGGAGGTCTTCCTCGCGGAATACGGCCTGTCGACCGACGAGGGCATCGCGCTCATGTGCCTTGCCGAGGCGCTGCTGCGGGTGCCCGACGCCGAGACCATCGACGCGCTCATCGAGGACAAGATCGCGCCCTCGGACTGGGGCCGGCACATGGGCCGCTCGACCTCGCCGCTGGTCAATGCCTCGACCTGGGCGCTGATGCTCACCGGTCGCGTGCTCGACCCCGAGAAGCGCCCCGGCCCGGCCGGCCACCTGCGCGCGGCCATGAAGCGGCTCGGCGAGCCGGTGATCCGTACCGCGGTCGGTCGTGCGATGCGCGAGATGGGCGCGCAGTTCGTGCTGGGCGAGACCATCCAAAAGGCGATGAAGCGCGGCGCCGCGCAGGAAGCCAAGGGCTACACCTACAGCTACGACATGCTGGGCGAGGCCGCCCGCACCGAGGACGACGCGCTGCGCTACCTCGACGCCTACGCCAAGGCGATCGACGCCATCGCCGGCGCCGCCAAGGCGCCCGACACCCGTGACAACCCCGGCATCTCGGTCAAGCTCTCGGCGCTCTACCCGCGCTACGAGGAAGCCCAGTACGACGCGGTGATCGAGGTGCTCGTGCCGCGCCTGCAGCAGCTCTGCGAACAGGCCGCCAAAGCCGGCATCGGGCTCAACATCGACGCCGAGGAATCCGACCGGCTTTCGCTGTCGCTCGACGTCATCGCCCGCGCCTTCGCCGCGCCGGCGCTGGCCGGCTGGGATGGCTTTGGCGTGGTGGTGCAGGCCTACGGTCTGCGCGCCTCGGAAACGCTCGACTGGCTCTACGCGCTGGCCGAGGCGCATGATCGCCGGATCATGGTGCGGCTGGTCAAGGGCGCCTACTGGGACACCGAGATCAAGCGCGCGCAGGTCATGGGGCTCGAGGGCTTCCCGGTGTTCACCGCGAAGTCGCACAGCGACATCAGCTACATCGCGAATGCCCGCAAGCTGCTGGGCATGACCGACCGGATCTACCCGCAGTTCGCCACCCACAACGCCCACACCGTTGCCGCCGTGCTGCACATGGCCGAGGGCGTGAGCACCGAGGCCTACGAGTTCCAGCGCCTTCACGGCATGGGCGAGACCCTGCACGAGCTGGTGATGGCCAAGGCGGGCACCCGCTGCCGCATCTACGCGCCCGTGGGCGCGCACCGCGACCTGCTGGCCTACCTCGTGCGCCGGCTGCTCGAGAACGGCGCCAACTCCTCCTTCGTGAACCAGATCGTCGACGAGGAAGTGCCGCCCGAGACCGTGGCCGCCGACCCCTTCGAGATGCAGGACCAGCGCCCGCTGGCGCGCGGCCCCGAGCTGTTCGAGCCCGAGCGGCGCAACTCGATGGGCTTCGACCTGACCCACCGGCCGACGCTGTCGCACATCGACACCGCGCGCATCCCCTTCCGCGACCATCGCTGGCAGGCCGGTCCGCTGCTCGCGGTCGAGGCGCCGGTCGGCGCGACCGAGCGGGTCCCGAACCCCGCGATGCCGAGCGACGACGTGGGGGAGATCACCTGGGCCAGCCCCGAGACCGTCACCGCCGCCGCCGCGGCCGCCACTCCGTGGCAGGCCACGCCCTCGGAGCGCGCCGCCGTCCTGCTGAAGGCTGCCGACCTCTATGAGGCGCATTTCGGCGAGATCTTCGCCATCCTGCACCGCGAGGCCGGCAAGACGCTGCTCGACGCGGTGGCCGAGATCCGCGAAGCGGTGGACTTCCTGCGCTACTACGCCGCCCGCGCCGATGGCGCCCCGCCGCGCGGCGTGTTCGCCTGCATCTCGCCGTGGAACTTCCCGCTGGCCATCTTCACCGGCCAGATCGCGGCGGCGCTCGCCACCGGCAACGCCGTGCTTGCCAAGCCCGCCGAGCAGACGCCGGTGCTCGCATGGCGCGCGGCGCAGCTTCTGCACGAGGCCGGCGTTCCGACCACGGCGCTGCAACTGCTGCCCGGCGCCGGTGACGTCGGCGCGGCGCTGACCTCCTGCCCGCAGGTGAAAGGCGTGGCCTTCACCGGCTCGACCGAGACCGCGCAGATCATCCACCGCTCGATCGCCGAGAACCTCGACCCGGGCACGCCGCTCATTGCCGAGACCGGCGGTCTCAACGCGATGATCGTCGACAGCACCGCCCTGCCCGAGCAGGCCGTCCGGGCCATCGTCGAGTCGGCCTTCCAGTCGGCGGGCCAGCGCTGCTCGGCGCTGCGTTGTCTCTATGTGCAGGAGGACATCGCGCCGCATTTCCTCGAGATGCTCACCGGCGCAATGGACGCCCTGCGCCCCGGCCAGCCGTGGGAACTGTCGACCGACCTCGGCCCGGTGATCGATGCCGAGGCGCATGACGGCATCGCCGCCTACGTCGAGGCTGCCCGCAAGGACGGCCGGCTCATCAACCAGATCGAGGTGCCCTCCGAGGGTCACTTCATCGGACCCGCGTTGATCCGCGTCGGCGGCATCGAGGATCTCGAACGCGAGATCTTCGGCCCGGTGCTGCATGTCGCCACCTTCAAGGCGACCGAGCTCGACCGGGTGATCGACAGCATCAACGCGACCGGCTACGGGCTGACCTTCGGCCTGCAGACAAGGATCGACGACCGGGTGCAGCATGTCACCGAGCGGGTCGAGGCAGGCAACCTCTACGTGAACCGCAACCAGATCGGCGCCATCGTCGGCAGCCAGCCGTTCGGCGGCGAAGGGCTCTCGGGCACCGGCCCCAAGGCGGGCGGCCCGCTCTACTGTGACCGCTTCCGCCACCACGCGCACGACGGCCCCGTCGGCAACTGGTCGACCCGCGACGTGGCCGACCGGCTGCGCGCGGCGCTCGACGCGGCGGGACCGGGCGCCGGACCGAAGCTTACCGAGCTGCCCGGCCCCACCGGCGAGGCGAACCAGTATACCACCCATGCCCGCCCGCCGGTGCTCTGCCTCGGGCCGGGCTCGGATTGCGCCGCGGCGCAGGCCGAGGCGATCCGGGCGATGGGCGGCGTCGCCGTCGCCGCGCACGGCAAGATCGCGCCCGAAGACCTGACCGCGCTCGAGGGTATCTCGGCAGCCGTCTGGTGGGGGGACGAGGATACCGCCCGCGCCTACCGCGCGGCGCTGGCCAAGCGAGACGGCCCGATCGTTTCGCTGGTCACCGGCACGCCCGACAAGGGCCATGCCCGCGCCGAGCGGCACGTCTGCATCGACACCACCGCCTCGGGCGGCAACGCCCAGCTGCTCGGCGGCAACATGTAACCTGTCCCGGGCGCGGCCCTGCGCCGCGCCCGGATACCGCCGACGATGCTTGACGCGGCGCGCTTCCGCGCCAAAGTCAGAGCATGTTTCCGATCCGCGATCACAACCCCTCGGGGCGCACGCCCTATGTCACCTACGGGCTGATCGTGGCCAACATCGGCATCTTCATCAGCTACTGGTCGCTGTTCGGGCACCCCCGGGCGCTCAACGCCTTCTTCTACGACTGGGCGCTGATCCCCGCGCTGGTCAGCGAAGGCACCGGGCTCGCCGGGCTCGCCACCTCGATGTTCCTGCATGGCGGCATGATGCATCTGGCCGGCAACATGCTGTTCCTCTTCATCTTCGGCGACAACATCGAGGACGAGCTCGGACACGGCCGGTTTCTCGGCTTCTACCTCGTCTGCGGCGTGATCTCGGCGGTGGTGCACTACCTGTCGGCACCCATGTCGCCGGTGCCCACGGTGGGCGCCTCGGGGGCCATCGCCGGGGTGATGGGCGGCTACCTTCTGCTGTTCCCGAAGGCGCGCGTCGATATCTTCATCTTCCTGCTCGTCTTCTTCAAGATCCTGCCCGTGCCCGCTTGGATCATGCTCGCCGTCTGGTTCGCGATGCAGCTCTTCGGCGGCGTCGGCACCCCGGCGGGCGGCTCGGGCGTGGCCTACTGGGCGCATCTGGGTGGCTTCGCGGCGGGTATGCTGCTTATCCTGCCTCACTGGCTGCGGCGTGGCGGCCCCGCCTACTGGAGCCGCACCCACGGCAAACCGCCACATCCTCCGCAACGCCCGCCCGAACTGACACGGGTGCCGAAAACAGGACGCCGCCGATGACCGATCCCGTCAAAGTCACCTGCCATTGCGGAGCCGTCGAGCTGCGCGTCACGCTCTCGGACGGGCTGAGGACCGCCCGGCGCTGCGACTGCTCCTATTGCCGTCGCCGGGCGGTGCCGGCGGTCTCCGCCCCGCTCGACGGGCTCGAGGTGGTGCGGGGCGCCGAGACCCTCACGCTCTACCAGTGGGGCACCATGACGGCGCAGCATCACTTCTGCTCGGTCTGCGGCATCTACATGTATCACCGGCGCCGCTCGAACCCGAACGAATACGGTGTCAACATGGGCGCCATCGAGGGCGTGAACCCGGCCGACCACGAGCCGATCCCGTGGAACGACGGGGTCAACCATCCGTCCGACCGCTAGGAACTTGCAAAACGAAAAAGCCGGGCGTCGTGCCCGGCTTCCGTGAACGTCCGTCCTGAGCGTGCCCGCCCGGGGCGGCTCACTCCTTGCGGATGAGCTTGGCGAGACCGTCGAAGATGGCGTTGTTGGCGCAGAGGAGGCTGCCGCTCTCGAGCGGATCCTGCCCTTCGCGCACGCCCTCCACCAGCGCGCCCGCTTCCAGCGCGATCAGCTGGCCGGCGGCGATGTCCCAGATGTGCAGCTCGCGCTCCCAGTAGCCGTCGAAGCGGCCCGCCGCCACGTAGGCAAGGTCGAGCGCCGCCGCGCCCCAGCGCCGCACGCCGGCGCATTCCGGCAGCACGCGGGCGAAATCCTTGAGCGTCGCGGGCAGCGTGTTCTTGCCCGCGTAGGGGATACCGGTGGCAAAGATCGCCTCGCCCATCCGCGACCGGCCCGAGACGCGCAGGCGGCGCGAGTCGTTGAGCCAGGCGCCGTTGCCCTTCTCGGCGTAGAACATCTCGTCCTTGGCGGGGTCGTAGACAACCGCCGCGACGATCTGGCCCTTGTGCTCGAGCGCGATCGAGATCGCCCAGTGCGGCAGGCCGTGCAGGAAGTTGGTGGTGCCGTCGAGCGGGTCGACGATCCAGCGGCGGGTCGGGTCGGTGCCCGCGATCTCGCCGCCCTCTTCGGCCAGCCAGCCGTAGTTCGGACGCGCGCCGAGCAGTTCCTCCTTCAGGATTTTCTCGGAGGCGATGTCGGCACGGCTGACGAAGTCGCCCGCGCCTTTC belongs to Salipiger profundus and includes:
- a CDS encoding tyrosine-type recombinase/integrase; this encodes MRVQFPGYVPEKRGGRTLHRVRVKGNAARRVTIPVGPDDPQFSALYHAARRGENPEVVQQSLAPAMSLDALVDAYLDLLESDVRHGQASRLTLRQRKSLLKRACDMPDDSGTGRMGALHCDLPPAALRHIIAQWGARTAQADNTIKALRAAYDRMDWLDANPCVGIKRVHRSKGGTTPWSTGDVQAFMKAHPQGTSARVWLMLALFTGARLSDLAKLGRANEVRRDGMTWIEWQPSKRGSSHTSMPMAPQLAEAVRATGVIGRTYILNQQGQPFANGPVLAERVRRWTADAGLERRSSHGLRKALGGILADAGATEHQIMSVLSHASPTTSAIYTKSAQRARLAGEAMASIRGLDFG
- a CDS encoding Lrp/AsnC family transcriptional regulator translates to MQSENDEFDRFDRAILTTLAAEGRISITELARRIGLSKSPTQARLRRLEELGVIRGYRAILDPIRLGLDHVAFVEVRMFDTRESSLAAFNEAVAAVPEIEQVHLIAGNFDYLLKVRTADMRSYRRVLAEKISTLPHVSTTSTYVAMQAVKEDAAQSTPDTSSDAD
- the putA gene encoding bifunctional proline dehydrogenase/L-glutamate gamma-semialdehyde dehydrogenase PutA, yielding MPKDIAPDVRLLIDQNTYADEAATVARLREDAALSDADRAAICEKATRLVRDIRGSTRPGMMEVFLAEYGLSTDEGIALMCLAEALLRVPDAETIDALIEDKIAPSDWGRHMGRSTSPLVNASTWALMLTGRVLDPEKRPGPAGHLRAAMKRLGEPVIRTAVGRAMREMGAQFVLGETIQKAMKRGAAQEAKGYTYSYDMLGEAARTEDDALRYLDAYAKAIDAIAGAAKAPDTRDNPGISVKLSALYPRYEEAQYDAVIEVLVPRLQQLCEQAAKAGIGLNIDAEESDRLSLSLDVIARAFAAPALAGWDGFGVVVQAYGLRASETLDWLYALAEAHDRRIMVRLVKGAYWDTEIKRAQVMGLEGFPVFTAKSHSDISYIANARKLLGMTDRIYPQFATHNAHTVAAVLHMAEGVSTEAYEFQRLHGMGETLHELVMAKAGTRCRIYAPVGAHRDLLAYLVRRLLENGANSSFVNQIVDEEVPPETVAADPFEMQDQRPLARGPELFEPERRNSMGFDLTHRPTLSHIDTARIPFRDHRWQAGPLLAVEAPVGATERVPNPAMPSDDVGEITWASPETVTAAAAAATPWQATPSERAAVLLKAADLYEAHFGEIFAILHREAGKTLLDAVAEIREAVDFLRYYAARADGAPPRGVFACISPWNFPLAIFTGQIAAALATGNAVLAKPAEQTPVLAWRAAQLLHEAGVPTTALQLLPGAGDVGAALTSCPQVKGVAFTGSTETAQIIHRSIAENLDPGTPLIAETGGLNAMIVDSTALPEQAVRAIVESAFQSAGQRCSALRCLYVQEDIAPHFLEMLTGAMDALRPGQPWELSTDLGPVIDAEAHDGIAAYVEAARKDGRLINQIEVPSEGHFIGPALIRVGGIEDLEREIFGPVLHVATFKATELDRVIDSINATGYGLTFGLQTRIDDRVQHVTERVEAGNLYVNRNQIGAIVGSQPFGGEGLSGTGPKAGGPLYCDRFRHHAHDGPVGNWSTRDVADRLRAALDAAGPGAGPKLTELPGPTGEANQYTTHARPPVLCLGPGSDCAAAQAEAIRAMGGVAVAAHGKIAPEDLTALEGISAAVWWGDEDTARAYRAALAKRDGPIVSLVTGTPDKGHARAERHVCIDTTASGGNAQLLGGNM
- a CDS encoding rhomboid family intramembrane serine protease, with the translated sequence MFPIRDHNPSGRTPYVTYGLIVANIGIFISYWSLFGHPRALNAFFYDWALIPALVSEGTGLAGLATSMFLHGGMMHLAGNMLFLFIFGDNIEDELGHGRFLGFYLVCGVISAVVHYLSAPMSPVPTVGASGAIAGVMGGYLLLFPKARVDIFIFLLVFFKILPVPAWIMLAVWFAMQLFGGVGTPAGGSGVAYWAHLGGFAAGMLLILPHWLRRGGPAYWSRTHGKPPHPPQRPPELTRVPKTGRRR
- a CDS encoding GFA family protein codes for the protein MTDPVKVTCHCGAVELRVTLSDGLRTARRCDCSYCRRRAVPAVSAPLDGLEVVRGAETLTLYQWGTMTAQHHFCSVCGIYMYHRRRSNPNEYGVNMGAIEGVNPADHEPIPWNDGVNHPSDR
- a CDS encoding inositol monophosphatase family protein, with amino-acid sequence MQGSANLNIMIKAARKAGRSLVKDFREVENLQVSRKGAGDFVSRADIASEKILKEELLGARPNYGWLAEEGGEIAGTDPTRRWIVDPLDGTTNFLHGLPHWAISIALEHKGQIVAAVVYDPAKDEMFYAEKGNGAWLNDSRRLRVSGRSRMGEAIFATGIPYAGKNTLPATLKDFARVLPECAGVRRWGAAALDLAYVAAGRFDGYWERELHIWDIAAGQLIALEAGALVEGVREGQDPLESGSLLCANNAIFDGLAKLIRKE